A window from Elusimicrobia bacterium HGW-Elusimicrobia-1 encodes these proteins:
- a CDS encoding type II toxin-antitoxin system RelE/ParE family toxin, which yields MLYTLLYHPKVKSVDIPSLNPADNDTIRRAIEQRLLADPAKYGLPLKWGLKGYRKLRVGDYRIIYYVSGNEIRVVIIGHRKDVYNRAARRLTK from the coding sequence ATGCTTTATACCTTGTTGTACCATCCAAAAGTAAAGTCCGTTGATATTCCTTCTCTCAATCCCGCCGACAATGATACTATCCGGCGGGCCATAGAGCAAAGATTGCTCGCCGACCCCGCGAAATACGGACTTCCGTTGAAGTGGGGTTTGAAGGGGTACAGAAAATTAAGGGTGGGGGACTATCGCATTATTTATTACGTATCCGGAAACGAAATAAGAGTGGTGATAATAGGCCATAGGAAAGATGTTTACAACCGCGCCGCGAGGCGTCTGACGAAATGA
- a CDS encoding antitoxin, RHH family protein, with product MTSKTLVVLEPTMRESVERIARENEISISGVCRDLIKEALDIYEDKYWSAVAAQREEGFNWRTKGLSHNKVWGKK from the coding sequence ATGACTTCCAAAACACTGGTGGTGCTTGAGCCGACGATGAGAGAATCGGTGGAAAGAATTGCGCGTGAAAATGAAATCTCCATATCGGGGGTTTGCCGCGACCTCATAAAAGAAGCCCTCGATATTTACGAGGACAAATACTGGAGCGCGGTCGCCGCACAAAGAGAAGAAGGTTTTAATTGGCGAACCAAAGGGCTCTCTCACAACAAGGTTTGGGGCAAGAAATAA